The Euwallacea fornicatus isolate EFF26 chromosome 3, ASM4011564v1, whole genome shotgun sequence genome has a segment encoding these proteins:
- the Had1 gene encoding lambda-crystallin has translation MDIKSFNSAYSSKTDQVPLLLFTMSCPVPNRKIGIIGSGLIGRSWAMLFASQGYKVHIYDVLPEQIQAALSDIQGQLNTLEKTGLLRGKLTAAQQFACIKGITSLVDTVKDALFIQECVPENLELKRKVWKGIDDIAGSDTIFSSSTSTFLPSTFSAHLTHKENIIVSHPINPPYYVPLVEIVPAPWTSPKVAKKTREIMEEIGQTPVSFSKEIAGFAVNRIQYAILNETWHLVNDGILDVKDIDKVMSDGLGMRYAFLGILETTHLNAEGFIKYCESYSKTIYSVSSGFKSAPKFEGPQVGEIAKQLEADTPLDKLKARREWRDKCLTKLSQLKKEMDEEWKENCQ, from the exons ATGGATATTAAATCATTTAACAGTGCGTACTCGTCGAAGACAGACCAGGTACCACTACTTCTATTCACAATGTCGTGCCCAGTTCCCAacagaaaaattggaattataGGCAG TGGCCTCATAGGAAGATCATGGGCAATGCTGTTTGCTTCCCAAGGATACAAAGTCCACATTTACGACGTCCTTCCTGAACAGATCCAGGCTGCCCTGAGTGACATCCAGGGGCAACTTAATACTTTGGAAAAAACCGGTTTGCTCAGAGGCAAACTGACTGCTGCGCAACAGTTTGCATGCATTAAAG GCATTACCAGTTTAGTAGATACTGTCAAGGACGCCCTATTTATTCAAGAGTGCGTCCCAGAAAACCTGGAGCTGAAGCGTAAAGTGTGGAAAGGTATAGATGATATAGCGGGGTCCGATACCATATTTTCCAGTTCAACTTCAACATTTCTACCTTCAACCTTCAGCGCCCATTTAACCCATAA AGAAAACATCATTGTATCCCATCCCATCAACCCACCGTATTACGTTCCATTAGTAGAAATTGTGCCTGCTCCATGGACTTCACCGAAAGTCGCGAAGAAAACCAGGGAAATTATGGAGGAAATTGGGCAAACCCCTGTGTCGTTTTCGAAAGAAATTGCTGGCTTTGCTGTCAACAGAATCCA ATATGCAATCTTGAATGAAACCTGGCACTTGGTCAATGACGGAATTCTGGATGTCAAAGACATAGACAAAGTTATGTCTGACGGTCTTGGCATGCGCTACGCTTTCCTCGGCATTCTTGAGACTACCCACTTGAACGCTGAAGGTTTCATAAAATACTGTGAATCCTACTCTAAAACGATATATTCGGTGAGCAGCGGCTTTAAATCTGCACCAAAGTTTGAGGGCCCTCAAGTTGGGGAAATTGCTAAACAGTTGGAGGCCGATACTCCCTTAGATAAACTGAAGGCTAGAAGGGAATGGAGGGATAAATGCCTTACGAAGTTAAGTCAATTAAAGAAAGAGATGGATGAAGAGTGGAAGGAAAATTGtcaatag
- the LOC136350694 gene encoding uncharacterized protein yields MPLSCGDAAQEVTRKLHLQGITNCKDSKNYSMDWGDFSLKPGPRTNDFLFSIRITVLKEVTHFGMEFNLWKCGSESWDSCEYFLRGYKINDMCPYLPKKHQFWSTFVQSIAPPLLCPIKPAVYKANKVPLFTDYWTFLPVQQRFIRARLLGFDGNETVSCVDVEVSFKRENHA; encoded by the exons ATGCCACTCTCGTGTGGAGATGCTGCGCAAGAAGTA ACCAGAAAACTTCACCTCCAGGGAATAACAAATTGTAAGGATTCTAAAAATTACTCCATGGATTGGGGTGATTTCAGCTTGAAGCCTGGTCCCAGGACCAACGACTTCCTTTTCAGCATAAGAATCACCGTCCTAAAGGAAGTTACACACTTTGGA ATGGAATTCAACCTTTGGAAATGTGGATCAGAAAGTTGGGACAGCTGTGAATATTTCTTGCGAGgctataaaataaatgacatgTGTCCTTACCTGCCCAAAAAGCACCaattttggtccacatttgtacAGAGCATTGCACCACCTTTGCTGTGTCCCATAAAACCG GCTGTATACAAAGCTAATAAAGTTCCATTGTTTACGGATTATTGGACATTTCTACCTGTCCAACAACGATTTATAAGAGCCCGGTTGTTGGGCTTTGATGGAAACGAAACTGTGTCCTGTGTGGATGTCGAAGTCAGTTTTAAGCGTGAGAATCATGCATAA